The Chanos chanos chromosome 16, fChaCha1.1, whole genome shotgun sequence genome has a window encoding:
- the LOC115829891 gene encoding kelch-like protein 11 translates to MATAAPNQEDTTRSSGNGGGSPGGSLAGDGDTEEAEDFTSSSHCSELSHRQNEQRKQGLFCDVTLAFSSGAATGNVRSCEFSAHRSVLAAATDYFTPLLSGQFSESLSRRVEMKEWSSETGPDPETVESVIQYMYTGQIRVSTCNVHEVLELADRFLLVQLKEFCGDFLKKKLSLANCVAVHSLAHMYTLDQLALRAADMIRRNFHKVIQDEEFYTLPFHLVRDWLSDAEITVDSEEVLFEAVVKWVQRNEEERGRYFEELFRLLRLPQIKPTYLTRVVKNERLVAASEACLRLVSEAVEGHAIRFENLRKSADLELWSSYAASFQPRFGQNMDVIMVVGGVSEGGDYLSECVGYFVYEDRWVNLPHIHNHLDGHAIAATESHVYVAGSMEPGFAKTVERYNPNRNTWEQVSNLTTRKHSFGLTCVKNILYSIGGHGNFSPGFKDVSIYEPDQDKWLNLESAPKILRDVKAISVEDRYVYVTARTPVDSDSDDGLKTVTTRYDTESRQWQDVDSLPLIDNYCLFQMAVASTNFYHTASCCPKSYSNVRDEAARQKIGGRVSDEILESLPPEVTSVEGAAVCHFHDDVFVIGGWKNSDDVDKQYRKEAYRYCAERKRWMLLPPMPQPRCRATACHVRIPYRFLYGCQRYPMPQNLARQRDRMQQMQQLHRRTLTLRRQLQSQIEC, encoded by the exons ATGGCAACTGCAGCTCCAAACCAAGAAGACACCACCCGGAGCAGTGGGAATGGCGGTGGCAGTCCAGGTGGTTCTCTCGCCGGGGATGGGGACACTGAAGAGGCCGAGGACTTTACCTCATCCTCCCATTGCTCGGAGCTGTCTCACCGGCAGAACGAACAGCGCAAGCAAGGGCTTTTCTGCGACGTGACACTTGCCTTTAGTAGTGGGGCGGCAACTGGGAATGTCCGAAGCTGTGAATTCTCAGCTCACCGGTCAGTGCTGGCCGCAGCAACCGACTACTTCACCCCGTTGCTTAGTGGCCAGTTCTCAGAGTCCCTGTCCCGTCGTGTAGAGATGAAAGAATGGAGTTCGGAGACTGGGCCGGATCCAGAGACGGTGGAAAGCGTAATTCAGTACATGTACACGGGGCAGATACGGGTCAGCACCTGCAATGTGCACGAAGTGCTGGAGCTGGCCGACAG GTTCTTGCTGGTGCAGCTGAAGGAGTTCTGTGGGGACTTCCTGAAGAAGAAACTGAGCTTGGCCAACTGTGTGGCCGTACACAGCCTGGCTCACATGTACACGCTTGACCAGCTCGCGCTGCGAGCCGCTGACATGATACGCCGCAATTTCCACAAGGTCATCCAGGACGAAGAGTTTTACACGCTTCCCTTCCACCTGGTCCGGGACTGGCTCTCTGACGCCGAGATCACTGTGGATTCGGAGGAGGTTCTTTTCGAGGCCGTGGTGAAGTGGGTGCAGAGAAACGAAGAGGAGCGCGGGAGGTATTTCGAAGAGCTGTTCCGTCTCCTCAGGTTACCCCAGATCAAGCCCACTTACTTGACCAGGGTGGTAAAGAACGAGCGTTTGGTGGCTGCCAGCGAAGCTTGTTTACGGTTGGTCTCCGAAGCAGTGGAAGGCCACGCCATCCGGTTCGAGAACCTGCGGAAGTCAGCAGACCTGGAGCTTTGGTCTTCCTACGCTGCCTCCTTCCAGCCCCGCTTTGGCCAGAATATGGATGTGATCATGGTGGTGGGAGGGGTTTCAGAAGGGGGCGACTActtgagtgagtgtgttggCTACTTTGTGTATGAGGACCGTTGGGTCAACTTACCGCACATTCACAACCACCTGGATGGTCACGCCATAGCTGCCACTGAGTCACATGTCTATGTGGCTGGTTCCATGGAGCCAGGATTTGCTAAGACGGTAGAACGCTACAACCCCAACCGTAACACCTGGGAACAGGTGAGTAACCTGACCACACGGAAACATTCCTTTGGCCTCACTTGCGTGAAGAATATCCTATACAGCATCGGTGGTCACGGCAACTTTAGCCCCGGCTTCAAGGACGTAAGCATCTACGAACCTGACCAGGACAAGTGGTTGAACTTGGAGTCAGCACCCAAGATCTTGCGCGATGTCAAAGCCATAAGCGTGGAGGACCGCTACGTGTACGTCACAGCTCGCACCCCCGTGGATTCTGACAGTGATGACGGGCTGAAGACGGTGACTACACGTTACGACACGGAGAGCCGACAATGGCAGGATGTGGACTCGCTCCCGCTCATTGACAACTATTGCCTGTTCCAGATGGCTGTAGCCTCCACCAACTTCTATCATACAGCTTCCTGCTGTCCCAAGAGCTATTCCAACGTGCGGGATGAGGCAGCCAGGCAAAAGATTGGCGGGCGTGTCTCCGATGAGATCCTGGAAAGCTTACCTCCTGAGGTCACTAGCGTCGAGGGGGCGGCCGTCTGCCACTTCCACGATGACGTGTTTGTCATTGGCGGCTGGAAGAACAGCGATGACGTGGACAAGCAATACCGAAAGGAAGCCTACCGTTACTGCGCCGAACGTAAACGTTGGATGCTCCTGCCGCCCATGCCGCAACCTCGCTGTCGCGCCACAGCGTGTCATGTCCGCATCCCTTACCGTTTCCTATATGGTTGTCAGCGTTACCCCATGCCACAGAACCTAGCACGCCAGCGAGACCGCATGCAACAGATGCAGCAGCTACATCGCCGTACGCTCACCCTGCGCAGACAGCTGCAGTCACAGATTGAGTGCTAA